The DNA sequence TCATTTGGTATCATATACACGGGCACAAGTTCCATCCACAATGAAGACAACCAACATCTCTCGCATACTGTTTATCTAATGTTCTTTCTTTACCACATTGCTAGCGATCCCAACCAGAGATCCTTGAACATGATCCAGTCTGAGACGAAACTGTAGGCGGGATAAGTGAACGTGGCTGGTTTGTTCACCTCAATGAAGGCGTGAGAGACCCAAGCGAATAAGTAGCCTTGCATGAAGGCAAACAGAATGGTTTTTGGATGGCGGTTGTAGACCACGAAAATGAAGATCAGAAGAACAGCATTAAACAGCCCAAGGAAGTGGAAAAGTTTCGTTTTGGGCTTAAAATGCTCGCACAAGTAGAAGGGATAAAACTCTTGCAGGCTGAAAATGAGAtaaggagaaagaggagaaaaaactCCCTCACATTTACATGATGTCAATTAAGATATAGACGTGAAATATACTAGAGTTTAGTACCTGGAAATTCTCGATCCATagttgttttggttgaaaacaaCACACTCTTCACTGGAGGGGGCAATGTCTTGTAATGTTCCGTTTTGAAGGTGGAAGTAGTACAGGATAAAAGAGGCCAACAAGCCCAAAATCGTTCCTCGAAAtgtggttttgaccaaatatctTAGACTCGTGGGTCGTCCCATGGTGCAATATCAAACTTTGCTCCGCTTAAAATAGAAAACTCACTGGTCTGAGCAATTCTGTCTGACAACTGAACACTAAACGAAAGTCAACATATGTCTTCTCTATTGCACTTATCATCTTTATCAGTATCTTCATCTCGACATACATTACATAACCAAACCCGACGAGATCGTGTACGTACTTGTGCTTGCAGTAGAATGTGGAGCAGAACTATCGTACTACGCAGGCACAAACTTTGGAAACcctattttcaagttttcactTGGTTTCGCTCAACATGGACGAgagttttcttcttctcactAAGCTTGAAAACCTAATggacgtcgtcgtcgtcgtctcaACGAACATTTTGACAGCCCAGGACCCGAAGACAAATGGCCCCAAGTTCTAATGGTATTATTGCagacgacgaggacgaaaTGCAAGAAATCTTCAACTCACCTTCGTTCGAACTTGATTTCGGTGTCCGGGCAAATAAACTAAGAATACGCGACAAGTCTCGTAAAATCCGTCCAGGGCACTAGTAGCTTGTAGCTAGTGCTGAAGGTGACAGTTGGACAAATATTGACTCACGATCGAGTATCTTTGAAGTGCAATGGaatcatgaaataaatgaccATGATGcagaatgagaagaaaaaaaactagttTCTGTTCTTTGACCTGCGTTCATTTGAACAAGTAATAGGTGTGAAGAGCAGCCTTATCATgggaaaacaattttgatcgaACTCTTTCAAAAGTCTTACTTGCTCCATGCAGAAATTTGACGAAAAGTTTGGACCGAACGCAGTTCCGAAAAGTTTCAAATCGTGTCGAgattcaattccaaaatgaacatgattgATCATTGGGCTTTTGGCGCCAATcaataaagccctttttgtGTTTATCATTGAGGTAATCCATATCTTCAGGGCAGTATGCTGAAATTGGTCAATAAGCTTGATTTATTCCTTCTTATACTTTTCTAATTTAACTATTTgatattgtatgtatgtatctaTTTATTACAAGAACCATGTATCATTGGCGATTTGACTAACCTAGAGGGCTAACCTAATGTCATGATATATGTTAGAAGAATATACCCTAATTGGCGAATGGTTGTGAGTTTCAAGAACAgtctttttgatgaaaaaaaagctagTCCAGGAAGGCTGTGATGGATCAGCCAcacttttaatgattttttatttccttaTCAATTTCTACGATTTTTTCCTctatattttgactttttgacattctacCACCAGCTTTTGTTTGCAATGTTTGGACTCACAAGACTTTTTCTGTTTGCAAGAAATATGCACCCTTACTCAAAAGAACACTCAGGCTTGATAACTTAAATATTGTATGAATTCAGTATTACAGTTGCGGGTGAGCAAAAGAGATGATAAAATCCATGGACTCAGGCGACATTAAAAGGAGGGGTCAACTTTAAGTTTGGATTACGTTGCACGAATGTTCGCTTCAGCATCCGGGAATCCCCGAAGGATCCTTCTGAGGAATCTGTCACAATCCTGAACTTGCGTGTTTAAAAACAAGGTCATAATGCAGAGATAAAATCGTACCAAAGACAAATTGTTTTCCAGCCAAATCCGTGTCCAAGGACATATCAATagacaaatatttttagaTTAGCAGCATCTGGCTGTAACTgtagaaaaattgaataaaatccCGTTTCAAAGGGAGTTAGATATCTGCCAATAAAACCTCCGCAGACGAAcgattttctttgtcttttagttcatctgTCGTAAGTATTATACGCTGCCACAAGGAATCCAACGTCCAgtaatatttcattttacaaaCCTATCCTTTAATCTGATTAATAGGTGCTACGTTCCCCATTCCCGCTCGCATACGTAGCAATAAGGAGCTAAAGAGTTTCAGCTTTCAAACATATTTATAGATGCATTGGATAATTCAGTGGTTTGCgtccatgcatgttttgtaaCACTTGTTCTTGACCTATTGTAACCGAAAATGGGCACTGAATCATGATGGGAAGCTGTGACCACCAGACGTCCTAAAGGAAAAGGACTCTCGGTCAAAAACGTCCTAGAACATTTGAAGTgcagggtgtaaagaaattgatGTCACTTTCAGAAACTTGACGTTTTATTTGGCTAAAAAGTAATTTCTAAGTAACAAATCTAAATCTTATTTTCGAATATGGGAACCCTGCTTGACCAAGGCACCAAAAATGATTCATGTTTCTATGTTCATGTCAGTGTCCCACACAAAAATAGTAGTTCATTTAGTTCAATAGTTCAACCAATAGTTCATTTTGTGGCCAATGTATGGGATGGTGAATGCACACCATTTGGAAACCCATTCTTGACCGAACTATTAACATGCTGACGGCCGGCTGCATCGACACAATATCCTGTTGCCATTACACT is a window from the Tigriopus californicus strain San Diego chromosome 2, Tcal_SD_v2.1, whole genome shotgun sequence genome containing:
- the LOC131893602 gene encoding uncharacterized protein LOC131893602, yielding MGRPTSLRYLVKTTFRGTILGLLASFILYYFHLQNGTLQDIAPSSEECVVFNQNNYGSRISSLQEFYPFYLCEHFKPKTKLFHFLGLFNAVLLIFIFVVYNRHPKTILFAFMQGYLFAWVSHAFIEVNKPATFTYPAYSFVSDWIMFKDLWLGSLAMW